CATCAAATTTGGTATTGTCACGTTGAAACCCGACAGCCACTTTGATAACCGATGGAGCAGGCTTTACTTTTGATGCTTTTAAACAGCAGCTAACAGACATGTTATATGTGTTGTGTTTCAAACAAACTGGAATTTACCGAAACCCTACCAGAAGATGCGGAAAAACATGCGTCTcgtaagcaagcaagcaacagctgacaaataaaataattCCAGTATGAAAGCGGAAACGTATAGCGATTGCATTATGTGCATACACACGCCATCTGTACTATAAACGGAAATAAAAGGTTCTTTATGTCCGCTTCAAGCAAACTCCATAATATGCCCGCCTAAAGCATTGTGGGTATATACAATCACAAAGAGTACGCTGTAATAAAACCCAGAAATGAAGAAATTTATCCGTGTCTGACTTCAATCACGGGCTTTGCTGGAGTTTGATTGAGAGAATCGTCAGACATGAACTAGTTTGTTTGAATCCGACTTTTATTATAATCAGGGtaattattgatcaaataaattaaagcaaacattTGCTACAAGAATACTTTaatcttaagggctctggtaacaacatttgcacagtagttttttgtgggacgtgagcatggtgagagcacatcagacatatcaaattgtattctgaatacgaggaatgtcctgatgatatcaaataagggaccgttcacaaacgctTGTtaggaggggcctgatgcaaaaagggggccctgaaaatttttgacccttctaaggggggcctgaaaaaaaaataaccaccaattttcctggaaaagttgagtttatatgcttttctatgaggttgacccataattttcatgtcaaaaaggtgggccctgaaattgttgaggtctgtaaaggggggccccgcaaaaatttcgcgatgaaatttttttgcatcagctccccccttacaagtgtttgtgaacggtccctaattttgatttttttcttgcaaattggcgatataatacaaactttatggcaaattattaataattgatatttatgttattattcatatttaacagtcctcaaagtaaaattgataaatctaatgatatgtacttaaagtgtatgtagctgggcggaaaagccgacgatcataaaatgaacattttgtcatTGACAGTGCTACACCGCTAGGGcgaaaaaaatatcagttttgaGTTTAAAGTTATACGTACACTATTCCGATTTGAATATAACAACtatgttattgcaaaacacaCCTGCAAGGACCCAGTCTAAACGTCATGTTTATTCTTAATATAGAATGTAATCCACTTTCCCTTTTTGCACTTTTGTTATTGCCTTGAACTATAATGACTTTAGGTATCTTAATTTGACAAGCCATGTATTGCTTACACAAATCACACATCTAGGGAATTGTGAATTCAGTGGCTTTTAAAGGGATCTAGCGTTGATCGTAGTGATTAGTGGTGTCATTTTTCGCTTGTTACACATTTTTAAAGTGTATCAACACCATCAAAGTTTCATTGATGgattttagtatagtatagtatagtataatcTTTATTTAAACATGGAAACTCGTTCAACGATTAAAGAAGTTGTTCTTCCATGAGACCGTGCTCGTGTACAGTAAACATGACatacacataatatttacaatcatGAGAATTCATCAAAGCACCATTATTTCTAACACTCAAAAAGTAGAAAATCATAATATACAATCGTTATTGAGCAGtaaaaaaatgcataaatagtATTAAACATAATAAGAATACAAAATAGCACAACTGTGAGAAAGCAGGTTGTTAAGCAGAGCTTTTGAATTGGGattgaaaattaaatttcaaCTGTATCCATTTCAATCTGCTCGGCTACTTCGTTTCCAGCTTTAACGTATCGTAATTAAATTATGCATGGAGATAGGAGATGTGCGCAAGGGTTGTGGAAACTTTCGCTAAGGAGTAAGGACCCTGCAATTTCGCTCGATGATGGGGGAAAGTACGGGAGGGAAGCATGGTCAGTTCGGGGAGAGGGTTGGTGGGGGTTATGCGTGGGGGTTGGTAGTGGACTAGGATGGGGTTGGGAGAGTCCTATTTACATCAATGTTCCTGATGGGATTTACAAATtctgagtacaaataagcctattttttcttccaaaagcaatatttcgaaaagtttCACTGGTttacattaattttatttatcGTTGCTATGGGCAGACAGAGGACAAACGGCTATTCACGGTACAATATTAATGCATGTTGCATAATACGGAGATTACCACGATTGTGTGCTATATTGCATTTTGTATGCAGGTCTTTGTATAAATTGTTCAATTGCTCCTTATAGACtattatattaaaacatttcATGGCTAAAAAAATATATGCCACAAAAATAACTGCTATAGTGCAGTtgaataaattatagtttgaaGTGGTTGTTCTCGTCATTATCAAAACTACAGCTACTTTGACTCAAGAACCACGAATACAGGCGGTGGATTCTGATTAACCTCATTTGTTTGACCAAATCTTTAAAGTTTAAAAGTCAAAAGTTTAACATTTGGCCCtatttgaccttttgacctctgaaAACCTTAAATAAAATTGACTGATTCAACTCGTCATTATCAATTTAAACCTCCAAAACTCCTTTTGCGTTacgcattttgttacgcaatcgacgcatttcCCTGCGCAATCGACACACTTTGGGACGTAATCGAAGCATTTGATGTGTGGTAAGGGTGTGTGGCGTGTTACATAACCGGTCTTAATATGTTCTATATTGCATGTCTCAGAAATGAAGAAAATACACCATTTCCTGAACCTGGGCTCGAACCAGGGGCTCTTCGAACTGAGCTACACGGGGGTATACACATctcaattattattatcattatttttcatgcgaaaaatatgaataaaacgTTTCCAAGATAATCTACATGTATTGAATGTAAAATCGAAGTCAATTACGTTATGTATCAACCAAAATGTGTTGCAGGTCTGGATGAATAATAgttttaaataatgtttattCACTCTGGCATTTGCTTGACCACATATCACGGAGCCAGCCTGATCGTCTAAAGAATTCCAAACACATGTGCTGATCCTGCCAAGGATAGTCTATtgtacataggcgtagatccgggcgGGGGGGGTAAATTGCCAGGGGgatgtccatacaatcatcccccccccatgttgacgcctgtatgtgggtttctgacaaattaactccatatttggccattttagccccaaaattgCAAATTAATGCGcgattcgtgcgaatttgttccacttttgcaccatatttcaccagtttttaCCATCTCACCACTTGTATATGGCCACGCTGGATTCATATACTTCAAACTAATTTTCCAACTCCctcccccaaatgtcaaaaagaaatctacgccactgctattGTACATCCGTTGCACCTGCACTCCAGAGTTGTTCTATATGAAAACAATATCTGGTCGGCGTACAGATACCTCAACAATTTTCGTACTTCTTACATCATTGTAGATATTCCTAACGAAGTCTGGAAAAAGTGAACCTGTTGAGACTCGTTACCCATATTTATATCCTCCGTCCACCGAACAGATAAATACgaacaaatattttacaccaaacacacacaaaaaattcaAAACCTTCCAAAGACGAAAAAATATTTAAACTTCATCGcaacacacaaacaaaaattgCGCGAATAAAGATTACACGAAAAAAGATTTCAAGcttcctcattaatattcatgaattCATGAATGAGTCCCAAGTCATGAAGTCAAAGTTTTGAAACCTAATTAATTACTTCCGTCCGACTATCTTCCAAATAATTTTGACACCCAATTAATTACATCCTGTAATTGATTCCttagttttttaaatattttaaaatcgcCCCAACACATTAAAATATTTCACGAGCATCCTCTCAACATgaaaaataattcaaactttATCGTAACACGaaaaaaagattttcaaacttcacCGCAACACGaaaaaagattttcaaacttcacCGCAACACGAAAAAATAATTTAAGTATCGAAGATGTCGAAAAAAGACTTTATGTCTCGGGAACGTCGAAAAGAATTAAGTCTCGGGAACGTCGAAAAAGTTCCAAGGTATCGGGAGCGTTGAAAAGTCTAAAGGTATCGGGAACGTCGAAAAAGTTCCAAGGTATCGGGAACGTCGAAAAAGTGTCAAGGTATCGGGAACGTCGAAAAAGTCCCTAATACTATTTATGACGTAATCTGCCCGGATTGGTGAAATGCTTATTTTGTTCGATCAACTAATGACTTTGATATATGGATGGTAATGTCTATACGGATAATGTCTATACGGATTGATCGCAAGATTCTATTGAACAGGCTATAACAGACTGTTACACTAGTTTGATTTCCTTGTTGGGAGACCAGAACGCAGATATGCTCCGTCGTTTAGTACTTATTGCACTGTATGTTCCCTTTGTGTACTTTTGCGCGGAATTTATCACCGTGTCTCAATCAAAGCAGTTGATAAAAAACACATTATTAGAACGAACAAGTGAATTTTGACACGTAGTTCGCTTGTTAACTCGGAACACTTCTAACCCAAAAAGcaatttggaaaaaatgtatgtcttcaatatgaaaggtctgaattttcaattgatcgtcggctttcattgaaaacaaacaatggAATTCTTCAGGCGACATCATCAGTGGATGGATTCTGCAAGAGTACACGAGAATCTCGCAACTAAGTGGAACAGTATTGGGACCAATCGTAATTGGGAAGACCTAACatgtttcatcaaaataatatatgCGAGAATACCACAACAGTGTCCCCGCGACCAAATACAACAAATAAAAATAGGGAAGACTTGAATGTTTCAtctaaataatattataatatattcCAGAATAAATACATTTGTTCATAAATATTTTGGTAATTCATCATCGCATAAAATTATTGTAGTGTATTTAGCATCGTTTAAGCACAGTTGAAATCATTTCAAACGTCACTTTACTTtaattcaaataaatggtatTGCAATGGAATGCAATGAGTTTGTGAATATAGAATGATTCCTGATACCTAGTTACAGATACATGTTAGGATTTatctgaaaatataaaaatatgtcgACAAATGCGTAAACATGACCCTATGGCTTCATATTTTGATTATAATCTTTGTTTTTATCATATTTACCTGGAATGGTGAGCTTGGTGTACAAATCAGGGTAAAATTCACCATATCGGAGAAAAAAATAGAAACATCTTCATAAAATTCCGCACGAGCTGTGCCTTCTTTCTTTAACTCTTCCGCGACCGACGGAGGAAGCATCCTATGCAGGAGAGTCTCAGCACGAATTCTTTCTTCCTCAAGCTCTACGGTTTGCACATGCAAGGCATCACCTATCCGCTGGATGTGTTTGGTTTGCTTAAAAATTAGGTGAATTATTGCAGGCGATATAAAGACTATTACAGCCAATATTGCGACGGCTAAGAAGTACTCTTTTTGCAAGGCGTCAATAGCTAGATCAAGGTCAGTCATGATATCACCAGCAAGTGTGTTTTGGGTAATCAAAAGGAAATCGATATATTTTGTCATCCTGCGAAACCACTCGTCTCCTTTTTCCCAGGAAGGCTTTACAATGTCATATTGGTTTAGTTTAATCTCGTCCTCCATCTCCTTCAGATTATTGGATAAATGTATATCCAATTGTAAAAGGTTGTAATATACATCTTCTACCTTTGGGGTGTAGTACATACTGATTTCTAGTAATGCATCACCGTAAATACTCTTTTCCAAAAACCATTCGTACATTGAGTAATTGTAGAAACCGCCTATTGCATAAAAGGTACTTCCCAAAGCTCTCTTAACTCCAGCATGACCCTTAGCTTGAACCAGCAGCTCATAACTAACCAGCTTTGGCCAAATACCTTGACTTGTAGCTATCTGGAAGTCTGTCAAAAATCTACGCTTGATAAGATTTATAACATTTGTATAAAAAGTAATTTCTTCGTATAAAGTTGTTCTATTTGGGTTCAGGTGATTTCGAAAAGATTCGATATGTCTTAAGAATGTTTCCTGACTTTCAAAATATTGCGGAGTGTCCTGAGAGTGTTCACCAATATCCGATGGATTCCATTGCATAATATTACCTAACGCCTTGTCTGTAAACATATACATGTCTTGTAGATCTTGGTATATTTCATCACTCTTTGACGACAGATACAAAGCTGTTGTTCCACGCTCAATTTCAAGACGATGAATTAACAGACTGAAGTCTTCTAATCCAGATTTAATCCGGCGCCTTACATGTTTCATGGCTTGACTTTCAGTAGTTGCGTCGTGTACAAACACTACAGTCATTGCGATGAGTATGATAATAGGTATTATAGTTATACCTACCATTCGAAAAAGCTGCTTCTGACTTGCAGAACCTTGAGGTTTATATTCTGCATTAAATTTGGTATTGACATTTTGAAATACAAGAGCCACTTTGATATCTGATGGAGCAGGCGTTACTTTTGATGTCTTTGAGCAGCCGACTACAGCCATGGTTACATGTGTGTAGTGCTTCTAACAAAATTGCAATAAATTAAGTTAAGCTAAGCAAGTAGATAAAATGGACGTGTTAAGCGATTTCTTCATGCGCTTACAAACGCTAAAAGACAATTTACATCGGCTTCAAATCGTAAAATATGAGTATAATGAAAGCATTGTGGGTATATTCACTCAAACGAACAACATATTAGGGTAATTAGGGTACACAGCGGAAGCAAAAATTCCAATAAGTGCTCTATGAATCTTTGAACGATGAAAACAAATAGGGCCTATATGATTATTATTCAAGTGATTAAAACAATTAAGAATGAAGCACGGCGAAAGCTATTGTATCAAAATGCTTAATTATATACTCAGGCATGCG
Above is a genomic segment from Amphiura filiformis chromosome 17, Afil_fr2py, whole genome shotgun sequence containing:
- the LOC140137298 gene encoding uncharacterized protein, whose amino-acid sequence is MAVVGCSKTSKVTPAPSDIKVALVFQNVNTKFNAEYKPQGSASQKQLFRMVGITIIPIIILIAMTVVFVHDATTESQAMKHVRRRIKSGLEDFSLLIHRLEIERGTTALYLSSKSDEIYQDLQDMYMFTDKALGNIMQWNPSDIGEHSQDTPQYFESQETFLRHIESFRNHLNPNRTTLYEEITFYTNVINLIKRRFLTDFQIATSQGIWPKLVSYELLVQAKGHAGVKRALGSTFYAIGGFYNYSMYEWFLEKSIYGDALLEISMYYTPKVEDVYYNLLQLDIHLSNNLKEMEDEIKLNQYDIVKPSWEKGDEWFRRMTKYIDFLLITQNTLAGDIMTDLDLAIDALQKEYFLAVAILAVIVFISPAIIHLIFKQTKHIQRIGDALHVQTVELEEERIRAETLLHRMLPPSVAEELKKEGTARAEFYEDVSIFFSDMVNFTLICTPSSPFQVNMIKTKIIIKI